One Solanum pennellii chromosome 10, SPENNV200 genomic region harbors:
- the LOC107002608 gene encoding pyruvate, phosphate dikinase regulatory protein 1, chloroplastic isoform X2 → MICSSSLRVSGSGSGTRNSPSPPAISDNSDDSQSQVRRIKASPQLNRWSRARSIRSGRKLDRSAVSTELRDKSGSPVRSEPEIELPKGDSRSWSSDDEKEVNGGKPIFMVSDGTGWTAEHAVNAALGQFDYCLVDRVCPVNTHLFSGIDDVEKLMEIVKQAAKEGAMVVYTLAEPSMAQFAKQACQHWGVASSDILGPITEAIAGHLGVSPSGLSRWAPERQKSPLSEEYFRRIEAIEFTIKQDDGALPRNLHMADIVLTGVSRSGKTPLSIYLAQKGYKVANVPIVMNIDLPSTLFEVNPEKVFALTINPVVLQSIRRARAKTLGMDGELKTNYCDMDYVKEELEYAGKIFAQNPVWPVIVTSKAIEETAVIVLRLYHDRKNRCSMPRISKRY, encoded by the exons ATGATTTGTTCTTCTAGCTTACGCGTGTCCGGTTCCGGCAGCGGCACCAGAAACAGTCCATCTCCACCGGCGATTTCTGATAATTCCGATGATTCTCAGTCGCAGGTACGAAGGATTAAAGCCAGCCCTCAGCTAAACCGGTGGTCCAGAGCTCGAAGCATCCGGTCCGGCAGGAAACTAGACCGGTCCGCTGTCAGCACTGAATTACGCGACAAGTCTGGTTCACCGGTTCGAAGTGAACCGGAAATTGAATTGCCTAAAGGTGATAGCAGGTCCTGGTCGTCAGACGATGAAAAGGAGGTTAATGGTGGAAAACCGATATTTATGGTGTCTGATGGAACTGGATGGACGGCGGAGCACGCCGTTAACGCAGCTTTAGGTCAATTTGATTATTGCTTAGTCGATCGTGTTTGCCCTGTGAATACTCACTTGTTCTCTGGG ATTGATGATGTTGAAAAATTAATGGAGATAGTGAAGCAAGCAGCCAAAGAAGGGGCAATGGTTGTCTATACTTTAGCTGAGCCTTCCATGGCTCAATTTGCCAAACAAGCATGTCAACACTGGGGTGTAGCATCTAGTGATATACTCGGGCCAATTACAGAGGCAATTGCTGGCCATCTTGGTGTTTCACCTTCTGGCCTTTCTCGTTGGGCTCCTGAGAGGCAGAAATCTCCTCTCAGCGAGGAATACTTCAGGAGGATTGAAGCAATTGAATTTACCATAAAGCAAGATGATGGTGCCTTGCCGCGAAACCTGCATATGGCGGATATAGTTCTAACTGGTGTTTCACGAAGTGGGAAGACACCGCTATCCATTTATCTAGCACAGAAAGGATATAAAGTAGCTAATGTCCCCATTGTCATGAATATAGACTTACCAAGTACACTGTTTGAAGTTAACCCGGAAAAGGTTTTTGCTTTGACAATAAATCCCGTTGTTCTGCAATCCATCAGAAGAGCAAGAGCTAAGACTCTGGGTATGGACGGAGAACTGAAGACCAACTATTGTGACATGGATTACGTGAAAGAAGAATTGGAATACGCAGGCAAAATTTTTGCGCAAAACCCTGTCTGGCCAGTGATAG TTACGTCTAAAGCTATTGAAGAAACAGCTGTTATTGTTCTGAGACTTTACCATGACAGAAAGAATAGATGTTCAATGCCAAGAATTTCCAAACGCTATTAA
- the LOC107002608 gene encoding pyruvate, phosphate dikinase regulatory protein 1, chloroplastic isoform X1 translates to MICSSSLRVSGSGSGTRNSPSPPAISDNSDDSQSQVRRIKASPQLNRWSRARSIRSGRKLDRSAVSTELRDKSGSPVRSEPEIELPKGDSRSWSSDDEKEVNGGKPIFMVSDGTGWTAEHAVNAALGQFDYCLVDRVCPVNTHLFSGIDDVEKLMEIVKQAAKEGAMVVYTLAEPSMAQFAKQACQHWGVASSDILGPITEAIAGHLGVSPSGLSRWAPERQKSPLSEEYFRRIEAIEFTIKQDDGALPRNLHMADIVLTGVSRSGKTPLSIYLAQKGYKVANVPIVMNIDLPSTLFEVNPEKVFALTINPVVLQSIRRARAKTLGMDGELKTNYCDMDYVKEELEYAGKIFAQNPVWPVIEVTSKAIEETAVIVLRLYHDRKNRCSMPRISKRY, encoded by the exons ATGATTTGTTCTTCTAGCTTACGCGTGTCCGGTTCCGGCAGCGGCACCAGAAACAGTCCATCTCCACCGGCGATTTCTGATAATTCCGATGATTCTCAGTCGCAGGTACGAAGGATTAAAGCCAGCCCTCAGCTAAACCGGTGGTCCAGAGCTCGAAGCATCCGGTCCGGCAGGAAACTAGACCGGTCCGCTGTCAGCACTGAATTACGCGACAAGTCTGGTTCACCGGTTCGAAGTGAACCGGAAATTGAATTGCCTAAAGGTGATAGCAGGTCCTGGTCGTCAGACGATGAAAAGGAGGTTAATGGTGGAAAACCGATATTTATGGTGTCTGATGGAACTGGATGGACGGCGGAGCACGCCGTTAACGCAGCTTTAGGTCAATTTGATTATTGCTTAGTCGATCGTGTTTGCCCTGTGAATACTCACTTGTTCTCTGGG ATTGATGATGTTGAAAAATTAATGGAGATAGTGAAGCAAGCAGCCAAAGAAGGGGCAATGGTTGTCTATACTTTAGCTGAGCCTTCCATGGCTCAATTTGCCAAACAAGCATGTCAACACTGGGGTGTAGCATCTAGTGATATACTCGGGCCAATTACAGAGGCAATTGCTGGCCATCTTGGTGTTTCACCTTCTGGCCTTTCTCGTTGGGCTCCTGAGAGGCAGAAATCTCCTCTCAGCGAGGAATACTTCAGGAGGATTGAAGCAATTGAATTTACCATAAAGCAAGATGATGGTGCCTTGCCGCGAAACCTGCATATGGCGGATATAGTTCTAACTGGTGTTTCACGAAGTGGGAAGACACCGCTATCCATTTATCTAGCACAGAAAGGATATAAAGTAGCTAATGTCCCCATTGTCATGAATATAGACTTACCAAGTACACTGTTTGAAGTTAACCCGGAAAAGGTTTTTGCTTTGACAATAAATCCCGTTGTTCTGCAATCCATCAGAAGAGCAAGAGCTAAGACTCTGGGTATGGACGGAGAACTGAAGACCAACTATTGTGACATGGATTACGTGAAAGAAGAATTGGAATACGCAGGCAAAATTTTTGCGCAAAACCCTGTCTGGCCAGTGATAG AAGTTACGTCTAAAGCTATTGAAGAAACAGCTGTTATTGTTCTGAGACTTTACCATGACAGAAAGAATAGATGTTCAATGCCAAGAATTTCCAAACGCTATTAA